The Methylotenera sp. G11 genome includes a window with the following:
- the bioD gene encoding dethiobiotin synthase codes for MQQAYFVTGTDTNVGKTYISQALIRHFVHAGNKTAGMKPIASGCEISRHGIWQGQLVNEDALALYEAGNVKPALDLMNPYRFSPAIAPHIAAQQAGVQIDIDVISSAYRQLAAIADVVVVEGAGGFFVPLNDSETIADLAVKLNLPLVLVVGMRLGCINHALLTVEAIKARGLKLAGWVANHIDPEMPMFEENLASLQQRIDAPCLSVVSWQGDAKDFNF; via the coding sequence ATGCAGCAAGCCTATTTTGTCACCGGCACCGACACCAATGTAGGCAAAACCTATATTTCCCAGGCTTTGATCCGGCATTTTGTGCATGCCGGCAATAAGACGGCAGGCATGAAGCCGATTGCTTCCGGCTGCGAAATCAGCCGGCACGGCATCTGGCAGGGGCAGCTGGTGAACGAAGATGCGCTGGCTTTGTATGAAGCTGGCAATGTAAAACCAGCCCTTGACCTGATGAATCCATACCGCTTTTCTCCTGCGATTGCACCGCATATTGCAGCGCAGCAAGCCGGGGTGCAGATCGATATTGATGTCATCAGCAGCGCTTACCGGCAGTTGGCAGCAATCGCGGATGTGGTGGTGGTGGAAGGTGCGGGTGGTTTTTTTGTTCCGCTGAATGATTCGGAAACCATCGCAGATTTGGCGGTTAAACTCAATTTGCCGCTTGTGTTGGTAGTGGGCATGCGTTTAGGCTGCATCAACCACGCACTGCTGACGGTTGAAGCGATCAAGGCGCGAGGATTGAAACTGGCAGGGTGGGTGGCTAATCATATAGACCCGGAGATGCCGATGTTTGAAGAAAATTTAGCTAGTTTGCAGCAGAGGATTGATGCACCGTGTTTGAGTGTGGTGAGTTGGCAGGGCGATGCTAAGGATTTTAATTTTTAA